Proteins encoded by one window of Flagellimonas lutaonensis:
- a CDS encoding DUF4249 domain-containing protein: MKIKTINIFLNALLSFMAISTFISCVKELDFSTVREGNEKGLLVVEATLTDEFKRQKVYLSRSDIRLDLETDTIYNPFIPLGIGPRDSVNVEQNASIRVIGSDGSDFGFSEAESGTYLSEQPFALQNDLVYRMEITTADGKEYVSEPLEIKGTSEITDVYAERTVSDLGIEGIAIYVDSQPTDGMPMNYRYTYEETYKIIAPFWDDEDFLLTNYDPCALPEPTYNLEIVPRTVQNRVCYNTVQSNTIEQVSTTGNAAPNVERFQVRFIDRNDFIISHRYSILVRQLVQSIEAYSFYETLKKFSETESLFSQIQPGALVANVTRKDGNPENVLGYVEAVSVSEERIFFDYVDFFPGEELPPYPFNCGEHSSPESHRSYCASGPDGGDHCPQSIIERVHLGLITYTGNNDENIGSCPGPYKYVARICGDCTLLGENVVPDFWIE, encoded by the coding sequence ATGAAAATAAAAACGATCAATATCTTTCTAAACGCCCTTTTGTCCTTTATGGCAATTTCAACTTTTATTTCGTGTGTTAAAGAGCTTGACTTTTCAACCGTCAGAGAAGGCAATGAAAAAGGACTATTGGTGGTTGAAGCTACCCTTACAGACGAATTCAAGCGCCAAAAGGTATATTTGAGCCGTTCTGATATTAGGCTCGATTTAGAGACCGATACCATTTACAACCCCTTTATTCCTTTGGGTATTGGCCCAAGGGATTCGGTCAATGTCGAACAAAACGCTTCCATAAGGGTAATCGGATCAGACGGCAGTGATTTTGGCTTTTCTGAAGCCGAATCGGGCACCTATTTATCTGAACAACCGTTTGCCCTGCAGAACGACCTAGTATACCGTATGGAAATTACTACTGCGGATGGAAAAGAGTATGTTTCAGAACCACTTGAAATCAAAGGAACTTCTGAAATAACAGATGTTTATGCCGAACGGACCGTTAGCGATTTGGGGATTGAAGGTATTGCCATTTATGTCGATAGTCAACCCACAGATGGTATGCCCATGAATTATCGCTATACTTACGAGGAAACCTACAAAATAATCGCCCCCTTTTGGGACGATGAAGACTTTTTGTTGACCAATTATGATCCATGCGCACTGCCAGAGCCTACCTATAATCTCGAAATAGTACCCAGAACCGTACAGAACAGGGTTTGCTATAATACTGTACAGTCCAATACCATTGAACAAGTCAGTACCACGGGCAATGCCGCCCCAAATGTTGAGCGCTTTCAGGTCAGGTTCATCGACCGCAATGATTTTATCATTTCACACCGTTACAGCATATTGGTGAGGCAGTTGGTACAATCTATCGAGGCTTATTCATTTTATGAAACCTTGAAGAAATTCTCCGAAACCGAAAGCCTGTTTTCGCAGATACAACCGGGGGCCTTGGTAGCGAATGTTACAAGAAAAGATGGTAACCCAGAGAATGTATTGGGCTATGTAGAGGCGGTGAGTGTTTCTGAAGAGCGTATCTTTTTTGATTATGTCGATTTTTTTCCTGGGGAAGAACTGCCGCCATATCCATTTAATTGTGGGGAGCACAGCTCTCCAGAGTCTCACAGGTCTTATTGCGCCAGTGGACCTGATGGTGGAGACCACTGTCCGCAATCGATAATTGAACGGGTTCACCTCGGATTGATCACTTATACGGGAAATAACGATGAAAATATTGGCTCTTGTCCTGGTCCCTATAAATATGTGGCGAGAATATGTGGCGATTGTACTTTGCTCGGTGAAAATGTAGTACCGGATTTTTGGATAGAATAA